A window from Verrucomicrobiia bacterium encodes these proteins:
- the atpA gene encoding F0F1 ATP synthase subunit alpha has translation MPDTLSLDSKQISDVLRRSISEYKTEVSVQEVGEVIDCGDGIARIKGLPNCMAEEMLEFPNNIFGMALNLEKEQVGVMILGDFTQISEGDLVKRTGRPLSVPVGDELLGRVVNAIGQPIDGKGPINTKSLRPIESRAPSVIEREPVKQSLQTGLKAIDSMIPIGRGQRELIIGDRQTGKTAVCLDTIINQKGGDVVCIYVAIGQKKSTVVSVVETLEKYGALDYTIIVSATASDAAPMQFVAPYSGCAMGEYFRDLGRHALIIYDDLSKHAVAYRQVSLLLRRPPGREAFPGDIFNLHSRLLERAAKLNIDAPKLNPVYPKGGGSLTALPIIETQEGDYSAYIPTNVISITDGQIYLESDLFYSGIRPAVSVGLSVSRVGGSAQTKAMRKIAGTLRLSLAQYRELAAFAQLSSDLDKATKAQLDRGQRMVELLKQPQYQPMSSEDQVAVIWAATNGYLDGVPVSAIRQYETEFLQFLKSKYTTVVTGLRDRKELTEEIVAGLKKAAEEFKGLFSAK, from the coding sequence ATGCCCGACACACTTTCACTCGATTCCAAACAGATTTCCGACGTCTTGCGCCGCAGTATTTCGGAATACAAAACCGAAGTCAGCGTCCAGGAAGTCGGCGAGGTCATCGATTGCGGCGACGGTATCGCCCGCATCAAGGGCCTGCCGAATTGCATGGCCGAGGAAATGTTGGAATTCCCCAATAACATCTTCGGCATGGCGCTGAACCTCGAAAAGGAGCAGGTCGGCGTGATGATTCTCGGCGACTTCACCCAGATTTCCGAGGGCGATCTCGTCAAGCGCACCGGCCGCCCGTTGTCCGTGCCCGTGGGTGACGAATTGCTTGGTCGTGTCGTCAACGCCATCGGACAGCCCATCGACGGCAAGGGCCCCATCAATACCAAGAGCCTTCGCCCTATTGAATCGCGCGCGCCCAGCGTCATCGAACGCGAGCCTGTGAAGCAATCCCTGCAAACCGGCCTGAAGGCGATCGACTCAATGATCCCGATTGGTCGCGGCCAGCGCGAACTGATCATCGGCGACCGCCAGACAGGCAAGACCGCCGTTTGCCTCGACACGATCATCAACCAAAAGGGCGGCGACGTCGTTTGCATCTACGTCGCGATCGGCCAGAAGAAGTCCACCGTTGTCAGTGTCGTGGAAACGCTGGAGAAATATGGCGCGCTGGATTACACCATCATCGTCAGCGCCACCGCCAGCGATGCCGCGCCGATGCAGTTCGTCGCGCCGTACTCGGGCTGCGCGATGGGCGAGTATTTCCGCGACCTCGGTCGCCACGCCCTGATCATTTACGATGATCTTTCCAAGCACGCCGTCGCGTATCGCCAGGTTTCCCTGCTGCTGCGCCGTCCACCGGGCCGTGAAGCGTTCCCCGGCGACATCTTCAACCTGCACAGCCGGTTGCTGGAGCGCGCTGCGAAACTCAATATCGACGCGCCCAAACTCAATCCGGTGTATCCGAAAGGTGGCGGCTCCCTCACGGCGTTGCCGATCATTGAGACGCAGGAAGGTGACTACTCGGCTTACATTCCCACAAACGTCATTTCCATCACTGACGGGCAAATCTACCTTGAGTCCGACCTTTTCTATTCGGGCATTCGCCCCGCGGTATCGGTCGGCCTCTCGGTCAGCCGTGTCGGCGGTAGCGCGCAAACAAAGGCGATGCGGAAGATCGCCGGCACCTTGCGCCTGAGTTTGGCGCAATACCGCGAATTGGCGGCTTTTGCGCAGTTGTCGAGCGATCTCGACAAGGCGACCAAGGCGCAACTCGACCGCGGTCAGCGCATGGTGGAACTCCTCAAACAGCCGCAGTATCAACCGATGAGCAGCGAAGACCAGGTCGCGGTGATCTGGGCCGCCACGAATGGTTATCTGGATGGGGTCCCCGTCTCGGCCATCCGCCAATATGAGACCGAGTTTCTCCAGTTCCTCAAGAGCAAGTACACCACGGTGGTCACGGGGCTGCGCGACCGCAAGGAACTCACCGAGGAAATCGTTGCGGGCTTGAAGAAGGCCGCTGAGGAATTCAAGGGCTTGTTCTCCGCCAAGTAA